A window of the Nitrosopumilus ureiphilus genome harbors these coding sequences:
- a CDS encoding multicopper oxidase domain-containing protein: MPLVQGALETFVVTPDKPAMWLYHSHVVSHADAEMIGLFTIEE; the protein is encoded by the coding sequence ATACCATTAGTACAGGGCGCACTTGAAACATTTGTTGTAACTCCGGACAAGCCAGCAATGTGGTTGTATCACAGTCATGTCGTAAGTCATGCAGATGCAGAGATGATAGGACTATTCACAATAGAAGAATAA
- a CDS encoding cupredoxin domain-containing protein — protein sequence MEYLPKKTIIPIMVFSILLVSSSVNIANAESVPEWVKNTALWYGEGIISEQEFLNMVKFLIENEVITIESVNSESSKILQASVTIPNGNSDIASIGFYLPLNLEISKGTSVTWVNDDSVLHNIQSLDASGNVIDWFNSSPLNTGDKFEFTFEESGVYKYYCSFHPWRIGLVTVK from the coding sequence ATGGAATATCTTCCAAAAAAAACAATTATTCCAATTATGGTGTTTTCAATTTTACTGGTTTCATCATCAGTAAATATTGCAAATGCCGAATCAGTTCCAGAATGGGTAAAAAATACAGCTTTGTGGTATGGTGAAGGAATTATCTCAGAACAAGAATTTCTAAACATGGTTAAATTTTTGATTGAAAATGAGGTCATTACTATTGAAAGTGTAAATTCAGAATCATCCAAAATTCTACAAGCATCAGTAACAATTCCTAACGGAAACTCAGACATAGCAAGTATTGGATTTTACTTGCCACTAAATCTAGAAATTTCTAAAGGCACATCAGTTACATGGGTTAATGACGACTCGGTTCTACATAACATTCAAAGTCTAGATGCATCTGGAAATGTAATTGACTGGTTTAACAGTTCTCCATTGAATACGGGAGATAAATTTGAATTTACTTTTGAGGAGTCTGGAGTATACAAATATTATTGTTCATTCCATCCATGGAGAATTGGCTTAGTTACCGTAAAGTAG
- a CDS encoding enoyl-CoA hydratase/isomerase family protein, producing MSLVTTSTSDGICTVKINRPDKLNAMNIDVAKELIKTFEELNHDDDVKVIILTGEGEKAFSAGADIEYMSKISADESVDYAKTGQLVTSTVELVKQPTIAAINGFALGGGCELAMSCDIRIAADTAKLGQPEVTIGIPPGWGGTQRLMRIVGIAKAKELVYTGKMVKADEAKEIGLVNQVVPLASLQEESLKMAQQIAGNSTMGVQMSKVAINKGRNADLDTGLAVELLAWRNCFTHPDREERMTAFVNKSKK from the coding sequence ATGTCACTAGTTACCACATCTACTTCTGATGGCATTTGTACTGTCAAAATTAACCGACCTGACAAACTTAATGCTATGAACATAGATGTTGCAAAAGAACTAATCAAAACTTTTGAAGAACTCAATCATGATGATGATGTCAAAGTTATCATCTTGACTGGTGAGGGAGAAAAGGCATTTTCTGCTGGTGCAGATATTGAATACATGTCAAAAATATCTGCCGATGAATCCGTTGATTATGCAAAAACTGGTCAACTTGTAACTTCAACTGTTGAACTGGTAAAACAACCAACTATTGCTGCAATCAATGGTTTTGCTTTAGGTGGAGGTTGTGAACTTGCAATGTCTTGTGATATTAGAATAGCTGCAGATACTGCAAAGTTGGGCCAACCAGAAGTAACAATTGGAATCCCTCCTGGATGGGGCGGGACTCAAAGATTGATGAGAATTGTGGGAATAGCAAAAGCAAAAGAACTTGTTTACACAGGTAAAATGGTCAAAGCAGATGAGGCAAAAGAAATTGGTCTTGTAAATCAAGTAGTTCCTCTTGCATCATTACAAGAAGAATCTTTGAAAATGGCACAACAAATAGCTGGAAACTCTACAATGGGTGTTCAAATGTCTAAAGTTGCAATTAACAAAGGACGAAATGCAGATCTTGACACTGGTCTTGCAGTTGAACTTCTTGCTTGGAGAAATTGTTTCACTCATCCTGATAGAGAAGAACGCATGACGGCATTTGTTAACAAGTCAAAGAAATAG
- a CDS encoding 3-hydroxypropionate--CoA ligase, producing the protein MTAVKKIFEDTIKTDHKVITEELSKNILKSYGVKVPPYALATSADDAVKQAKKIGFPLVMKVVSPQILHKTDVGGVKVGIDNVNDVKKTFNDMYGRLSKKKGVDVKGILLEKMVPKGVELIVGIQNDPQFGPMIMAGLGGVMTEVFKDVAFRMLPISTFDAKSMLNELKGSKLLKGFRGSEPIDLNMVAKMLVDIGKLGVENADYINSIDFNPVVVYPKSHFVVDAKIILNDKLKKNSISKAKPNIASMESFFTPKSVALVGASATPGKIGNSVLDALGKQDYKGKVYPINPKQKSILGIKCYPSLEEIPAKVDLVVVCIDLSACGPIMKTCAKKGIHNVVIVSGGGKELGGDRAAMEAEVKELSLKHKIRVVGPNCIGMFNAANRLDCAFQGQARMVRSKLGNVAFFSQSGTMGISMLESADVFGLSKMISFGNRSDVDEADMIWYAANDPQTKVIGLYVEGFGDGRKFINTAKRVMKEKKKPIVIWKSGRTAAGAKQAASHTGSLGGSNAMIMGAFKQAGIISVDSYQELVGVLKALAWQPTAKGNRVAMTSNGAGPMIGGIDQLERLGLTIGKLSPPILKKIKARFPPTVPIHNGNPADVGGGATADDYRFVIQQFLDEKNIDIAMPWFVFQDDPLEETIVGYLDELSKKKKKPILAGGNGGPYTEKMIKLIEKHNVPVYQDLRTWVAAAAALAQWGKQLKK; encoded by the coding sequence ATGACTGCCGTGAAGAAAATTTTTGAAGATACAATCAAAACCGATCACAAAGTCATCACAGAAGAATTATCAAAAAATATTCTCAAAAGTTATGGTGTAAAAGTTCCACCTTATGCACTTGCCACTTCTGCAGACGATGCAGTAAAGCAAGCAAAAAAAATTGGTTTTCCTCTGGTAATGAAAGTTGTATCTCCACAAATTTTACACAAGACTGATGTTGGTGGAGTTAAAGTTGGAATTGATAATGTCAATGATGTCAAAAAGACATTCAATGACATGTATGGCCGTCTTTCTAAAAAGAAAGGTGTCGATGTTAAAGGAATTCTTTTGGAAAAAATGGTTCCAAAAGGTGTTGAACTAATTGTAGGTATTCAAAATGATCCACAATTTGGCCCAATGATTATGGCTGGATTAGGTGGAGTGATGACTGAGGTCTTCAAAGATGTTGCATTTAGAATGTTACCAATTTCTACTTTTGATGCAAAATCAATGTTAAACGAACTCAAAGGTTCCAAACTTCTCAAAGGTTTCAGAGGAAGTGAACCAATTGATCTTAACATGGTAGCAAAAATGTTAGTAGATATTGGAAAATTAGGTGTAGAAAATGCCGATTACATTAACAGTATTGACTTTAATCCAGTAGTCGTTTATCCAAAATCACACTTTGTAGTTGATGCAAAAATTATTCTTAATGATAAATTAAAAAAGAATTCAATCTCAAAAGCAAAACCAAACATTGCCTCAATGGAGTCATTCTTTACTCCAAAGTCAGTTGCACTTGTTGGTGCATCTGCAACACCTGGCAAGATCGGTAATTCTGTATTAGATGCACTTGGAAAACAAGATTACAAAGGTAAAGTATATCCAATTAATCCTAAACAAAAATCAATTCTTGGAATCAAATGCTATCCATCATTAGAAGAAATACCTGCAAAAGTTGATCTGGTTGTTGTCTGTATTGATCTTTCAGCATGTGGTCCAATTATGAAAACATGTGCAAAGAAAGGAATTCATAATGTTGTAATCGTTTCAGGTGGCGGTAAAGAGCTTGGTGGTGACAGAGCTGCAATGGAAGCTGAAGTAAAAGAATTGTCTCTAAAACACAAAATCCGTGTAGTTGGTCCTAATTGTATTGGAATGTTCAATGCTGCAAATCGTCTTGATTGCGCATTCCAAGGACAAGCAAGAATGGTACGTTCAAAATTAGGAAATGTTGCATTTTTCTCACAAAGCGGAACCATGGGAATCAGTATGTTGGAAAGTGCTGATGTGTTTGGTTTATCTAAGATGATTAGTTTTGGTAATCGTTCTGATGTTGATGAGGCAGACATGATATGGTATGCTGCAAATGATCCTCAAACAAAAGTAATTGGATTATATGTTGAAGGATTTGGTGATGGCAGAAAATTCATCAATACTGCCAAACGTGTAATGAAAGAGAAGAAAAAACCAATCGTCATTTGGAAGAGTGGGAGAACTGCTGCAGGTGCAAAACAAGCTGCATCCCATACGGGTTCACTTGGAGGCTCAAATGCAATGATTATGGGTGCCTTCAAACAAGCAGGAATTATTTCAGTTGATAGTTATCAAGAACTAGTTGGAGTCTTAAAGGCACTTGCATGGCAACCTACTGCAAAGGGTAATCGTGTTGCCATGACTAGTAATGGGGCTGGTCCGATGATTGGTGGAATTGATCAATTAGAAAGATTAGGTCTCACAATAGGTAAGTTATCTCCACCTATTCTCAAAAAAATAAAGGCCCGTTTTCCACCAACTGTTCCTATTCATAATGGTAATCCTGCAGATGTTGGTGGTGGTGCAACTGCAGATGACTATAGATTTGTCATTCAGCAATTCCTTGATGAAAAGAATATTGACATTGCAATGCCATGGTTTGTCTTCCAAGATGATCCACTTGAAGAAACAATTGTTGGTTATCTAGATGAACTCTCAAAGAAAAAGAAGAAACCAATTCTCGCTGGAGGTAATGGTGGTCCATATACTGAAAAAATGATAAAACTGATTGAGAAACATAATGTTCCAGTTTACCAAGATCTTCGAACTTGGGTTGCAGCTGCAGCTGCATTGGCCCAATGGGGAAAACAACTAAAAAAATAG
- a CDS encoding type 1 glutamine amidotransferase, with protein sequence MSDVLLIQNTRIEGSGYLGELLKKDGFDIASVNAKHEELPEKKFSLAIILGAPESANDDLPYLKAEQKLIKNYVEENIPVLGICLGSQLIAKTFGAKVYTGPKKEIGFYNDLKISDDSSFFSGFKNPFTVFHWHGDTFDLPKDAIRLASSEHYLNQAFQYKSAIGLQFHLEVNEEMVNLWLDNTEKKLQKISYVDPKKIRLDIAKNISTVKSNMRDFYSNFKTSFNL encoded by the coding sequence ATGTCTGATGTTTTACTAATACAAAATACTAGAATTGAAGGTTCGGGATACCTAGGCGAACTCCTCAAAAAAGATGGGTTTGATATTGCCTCAGTTAATGCAAAACATGAAGAACTTCCTGAGAAAAAATTTTCCCTAGCTATAATTTTAGGTGCTCCTGAAAGCGCAAATGATGATTTACCATATCTTAAGGCAGAGCAGAAACTTATCAAAAATTACGTGGAAGAAAACATTCCTGTTTTAGGAATATGCTTGGGTTCTCAACTAATTGCAAAAACTTTTGGTGCTAAAGTGTATACGGGACCTAAAAAAGAAATTGGATTTTACAATGACTTGAAAATCTCAGATGACTCTTCATTTTTTTCTGGTTTCAAAAATCCATTCACTGTATTTCATTGGCATGGTGATACCTTTGATTTACCTAAAGATGCTATTAGATTAGCCTCATCTGAGCATTATCTTAATCAGGCATTTCAGTACAAAAGTGCAATCGGGTTACAATTTCATTTGGAGGTAAATGAGGAGATGGTTAACTTGTGGCTCGACAATACGGAGAAAAAATTACAAAAAATCTCATATGTCGATCCAAAAAAAATTCGCTTAGATATTGCTAAAAATATTTCAACTGTAAAATCAAATATGAGAGATTTTTACAGCAATTTCAAAACGTCATTCAACCTTTGA
- a CDS encoding toprim domain-containing protein yields MLVSEQEITELKNFVFQLNSKKDSIVVVEGKRDCNALRKLGYSGKVLEFHKFKGMIDFTDYAAKFENIIILFDRDKKGRHLTGKTIQLLQRRTNVDLSYKRKLRLITKGKIMFIEQLVCYESFLV; encoded by the coding sequence ATGCTAGTTTCCGAACAAGAAATTACAGAGTTGAAGAATTTTGTTTTTCAATTAAACTCAAAGAAAGATAGCATAGTTGTTGTTGAAGGAAAAAGAGATTGCAATGCATTAAGAAAACTAGGTTATTCTGGAAAAGTTTTAGAATTTCACAAATTTAAAGGAATGATAGACTTTACAGATTATGCTGCAAAGTTTGAAAACATCATAATACTCTTTGACAGAGACAAAAAAGGAAGGCATCTCACTGGGAAAACAATTCAATTATTACAAAGAAGAACAAATGTCGATCTTTCTTATAAAAGAAAACTCAGATTGATTACAAAAGGTAAGATCATGTTTATTGAACAACTAGTTTGTTACGAATCTTTTCTGGTTTAA
- a CDS encoding Glu/Leu/Phe/Val family dehydrogenase has translation MVKNDPFVNATKQVNDACDLLGIKDQGLREYLAMPNRVLRVKIPVKMDNGKIRIFTGFRSQHNNDRGPYKGGIRYFNPEGGVEYMEREVMALSSWMTWKCAIVDIPLGGGKGGIYVNPKTEKISEGELERLTRGFAFKIFEVIGPGKDIPAPDVYTTGKEMTQIMDTYSKLTGNISSPGVITGKPLSMGGSLARNVATGLGAAYCVREAAKAIKLNLKGAKVVLQGFGNASTFAGEYLEKMGAKIIGVSDSKGSISIPGSAKVSKIIEYKQKHGSVVGFPGSKKITTEELLTTKCDILVPGALENQINAKIAKNLKCKIVAEAANGPTLPEADPIIYQKKILVIPDILANSGGVCISYLEWVQNNMGYYWTFDEVANKMEQNITKGFKDAYEMSKKHKVDMRKATMALAVERVVEAFNQKGIWP, from the coding sequence TTGGTCAAAAATGATCCTTTTGTAAATGCAACCAAGCAAGTCAATGATGCGTGTGATCTTCTTGGAATTAAAGATCAAGGATTGCGTGAATATCTTGCAATGCCAAACAGAGTTTTGAGAGTAAAAATTCCAGTAAAGATGGATAATGGAAAAATTAGAATTTTCACAGGTTTTAGAAGTCAGCACAATAATGACAGAGGTCCATACAAAGGAGGTATCCGTTACTTTAACCCAGAAGGTGGAGTTGAATACATGGAACGTGAAGTTATGGCACTTTCATCTTGGATGACTTGGAAATGTGCCATTGTTGATATTCCATTAGGTGGAGGAAAAGGCGGTATCTATGTTAATCCTAAAACTGAAAAAATTAGTGAAGGCGAACTAGAACGACTAACAAGAGGATTTGCATTCAAAATATTTGAAGTAATTGGACCTGGAAAAGATATTCCAGCTCCTGATGTTTACACAACTGGAAAAGAAATGACACAAATCATGGACACTTATAGTAAACTAACTGGTAACATATCTTCTCCAGGAGTCATTACTGGAAAACCTCTCTCTATGGGGGGTTCTCTTGCAAGGAATGTTGCCACTGGTTTAGGTGCAGCATATTGTGTAAGGGAAGCTGCAAAAGCAATTAAACTAAATCTAAAAGGTGCTAAAGTTGTTTTACAAGGATTTGGAAATGCATCAACATTTGCAGGTGAATATCTTGAAAAAATGGGTGCAAAAATAATTGGTGTTAGTGACTCTAAAGGTTCTATATCCATTCCAGGAAGTGCCAAGGTTAGTAAAATCATAGAGTATAAACAAAAACATGGTTCTGTTGTTGGGTTTCCTGGAAGCAAAAAAATCACAACTGAAGAATTACTTACTACAAAATGTGATATTCTAGTTCCAGGTGCACTTGAAAATCAAATCAATGCAAAGATTGCAAAGAATCTCAAATGTAAAATTGTTGCAGAAGCTGCAAATGGTCCAACATTGCCTGAAGCAGATCCAATTATCTATCAAAAGAAAATTTTAGTTATTCCCGATATTTTGGCAAACTCTGGTGGTGTGTGTATTTCATACCTTGAATGGGTTCAAAATAACATGGGCTACTATTGGACATTTGATGAGGTTGCAAATAAGATGGAACAAAATATCACTAAAGGATTCAAAGATGCTTATGAAATGTCAAAGAAACATAAAGTTGACATGAGAAAGGCTACTATGGCTTTGGCAGTTGAAAGAGTTGTAGAGGCATTTAACCAAAAAGGTATTTGGCCTTAA
- a CDS encoding ArsR/SmtB family transcription factor: MTNQLLEFKEIIRSRQVSQQRKPDKQTRKLLLYLFTSTRGGFTRLRIIIHLLDKPYNTHQLAQTLDLDYKAVQHHMKVLENNNLVSKIGEKYGAIFHLSNFLELNIHTLEEAIDKLDRKMNQKKVYM, encoded by the coding sequence ATGACAAATCAACTCCTAGAATTCAAAGAAATTATTAGATCAAGACAAGTTTCTCAACAAAGAAAACCTGATAAGCAGACCCGAAAATTACTGCTTTACTTATTTACAAGCACCAGGGGGGGATTCACTCGATTACGAATAATCATACATCTGCTTGATAAGCCATACAATACACATCAATTAGCACAAACACTTGATCTTGATTACAAGGCAGTTCAACATCATATGAAAGTACTTGAGAACAATAATTTGGTTTCAAAAATTGGTGAAAAATATGGTGCAATTTTTCATCTCTCAAACTTCCTTGAACTAAATATTCATACTTTAGAGGAAGCAATAGACAAGCTAGATAGAAAAATGAATCAGAAAAAAGTATACATGTAA
- a CDS encoding archaeal proteasome endopeptidase complex subunit alpha: MMASRGYDMTPTMYSPDGRIYQVEYAIETVKRGTIAIGIISKEGVILAVEEKPRPLQTKNITQKIFQVDYHIGVAAAGYIPDARVQVDSARFFSQGNRMTYDESVEVATVAKHLADQAHQFTQYGGVRPNGVSMIIAGIDQKGESIYVTDPSGTYLQYSAVAIGAGAEDVNEFLEKFYKEDMSLEDAASLAIAAINLKSDQKDGANNVKMAKITAESKVFEKISESDLENYSKNTSKFDTQ, translated from the coding sequence ATGATGGCATCACGTGGTTACGATATGACTCCAACCATGTATTCTCCAGATGGTAGAATTTACCAAGTAGAGTATGCAATTGAGACTGTAAAAAGAGGCACTATAGCAATCGGTATTATCAGTAAAGAAGGAGTTATTTTAGCAGTAGAGGAAAAACCACGTCCATTACAAACAAAAAACATTACGCAGAAAATTTTTCAGGTAGATTATCATATTGGAGTTGCAGCGGCCGGATACATCCCAGATGCACGTGTTCAAGTAGATAGTGCAAGATTCTTTTCACAGGGAAACAGAATGACCTATGATGAGTCAGTTGAAGTCGCAACAGTTGCCAAACATTTAGCTGATCAAGCACATCAATTTACACAGTATGGCGGAGTACGTCCAAATGGAGTTTCAATGATTATTGCAGGAATTGATCAGAAAGGGGAATCAATCTATGTAACAGATCCAAGTGGAACTTATTTACAATATTCAGCAGTTGCAATTGGTGCAGGTGCAGAAGATGTCAATGAATTTTTGGAAAAATTCTACAAGGAAGACATGAGTTTGGAGGATGCAGCTTCATTAGCTATTGCAGCAATTAATTTAAAGTCAGATCAAAAAGACGGTGCAAACAATGTAAAAATGGCAAAGATAACAGCAGAGTCAAAAGTTTTTGAGAAAATTTCTGAATCAGACTTGGAAAATTATTCTAAAAACACATCAAAGTTTGATACTCAATAA
- a CDS encoding class I SAM-dependent methyltransferase, whose protein sequence is MGLGSYWGEVMEVLREIIPVYDKVNSIISLGKDVEHRNRGITGRVLPGNKILDAGSGFGNMSKTALKLTDGKISITLYDPLVPMLKNTGSHFDKSPDMANGVFEHIPFRDEEFDAVLCGYSLRDAINLRIAISEIHRVLKKEGRFVIVDLGKPDEAFIRAGVSFYLRCVLPILAFIAGGRLGLKFGTLYGTFKRWPANKKLEGLLLEKFSRVEFEKDLMGGAIMVAAYK, encoded by the coding sequence ATGGGTTTAGGAAGTTATTGGGGCGAAGTAATGGAAGTACTTCGGGAAATCATTCCAGTTTATGACAAAGTAAATTCTATCATTTCGTTAGGAAAAGATGTTGAACATAGAAATCGCGGAATAACAGGCAGAGTGCTTCCGGGAAATAAGATTCTTGATGCAGGTTCTGGTTTTGGCAACATGTCAAAGACTGCTTTGAAATTAACTGACGGTAAAATTTCAATTACACTTTATGATCCTCTTGTTCCCATGTTAAAAAATACAGGCAGTCATTTTGATAAATCACCAGATATGGCAAATGGAGTTTTTGAGCACATTCCATTTAGAGATGAAGAATTTGATGCTGTTTTGTGCGGATATTCATTAAGAGATGCAATCAATTTGAGAATTGCAATTTCTGAAATTCACAGAGTGTTAAAAAAAGAGGGAAGGTTTGTAATTGTAGATTTAGGAAAACCAGATGAGGCTTTCATCAGAGCAGGAGTTTCATTTTATCTTAGATGTGTTCTACCAATTCTTGCATTTATCGCAGGAGGAAGATTAGGATTAAAGTTTGGAACTTTATACGGAACATTCAAGAGATGGCCTGCAAACAAAAAGCTTGAAGGATTATTACTAGAAAAATTTTCCAGAGTTGAATTTGAGAAAGATCTTATGGGCGGGGCAATAATGGTTGCCGCATACAAATGA
- a CDS encoding MFS transporter — MNRVLILVNITGLIIGISYGLHGPILPVFAKNIIGATYSELGLIGLTNFIPYMFIPLFVGILLDRINNGYLLALGAAINSASIYLLSIAQSVPEIMGFRIMTGIAHAFFWPPCESIISNESTEKNRVRNISWFTMFFVIGFMVGPLLGTVFLEGLDITYRILFQIAAFILAAGIITSLVASRKSVRNHHEGFSFSSIKEMRKFPEVIILLIFCTSSFGIILTIYPAFLNDKGMTAADILLLYFVFGISRVASLSLVGKFARNTSQTLIAGTIAVSMGLAISIFADSIITFGIALVLMGFGFSIFFPLTLEIVLSKTRKGISGKMIGAYETIFGMGWAIGPTIGGPISQSFGNETPYVLFCIIGIGVAVFAIISRNKLEPQRVLN; from the coding sequence ATGAACAGAGTTCTGATACTAGTCAACATCACAGGTCTAATCATTGGGATTTCATATGGACTGCATGGTCCAATCTTACCAGTATTTGCAAAGAACATCATTGGTGCAACATATTCAGAGCTTGGATTAATCGGATTAACAAATTTCATTCCCTACATGTTCATCCCATTGTTTGTTGGAATTCTTCTTGACAGAATTAACAATGGGTATTTGCTTGCATTAGGGGCTGCTATCAATTCTGCATCCATTTATCTTCTATCAATTGCACAATCAGTTCCAGAAATTATGGGGTTTAGGATAATGACAGGAATAGCTCACGCATTTTTTTGGCCACCGTGTGAGTCTATAATATCTAATGAAAGTACTGAGAAAAATAGAGTCAGAAATATCTCTTGGTTTACAATGTTTTTTGTGATTGGATTTATGGTAGGGCCCTTACTTGGAACAGTATTCCTAGAGGGTTTAGACATAACATATAGAATTCTATTCCAAATTGCAGCATTTATTCTGGCTGCTGGAATAATTACTTCACTTGTAGCCTCAAGAAAAAGTGTCAGAAATCATCATGAGGGATTTTCCTTTTCATCAATTAAGGAGATGAGAAAATTTCCCGAAGTCATAATATTGTTGATTTTTTGTACATCCTCATTTGGAATAATTCTGACGATTTATCCTGCATTTCTAAATGACAAAGGTATGACAGCAGCAGACATCTTGTTGTTGTATTTTGTTTTTGGAATATCACGAGTTGCATCTCTATCTCTTGTAGGAAAGTTTGCAAGAAATACAAGTCAAACTCTGATTGCCGGAACAATTGCAGTTTCAATGGGATTAGCAATATCAATTTTTGCAGATTCAATCATTACTTTCGGTATTGCATTAGTTTTGATGGGATTTGGATTCAGTATTTTCTTCCCACTTACGTTGGAAATAGTTTTGAGTAAGACTAGAAAAGGAATTTCAGGAAAAATGATTGGGGCGTATGAAACAATTTTTGGAATGGGTTGGGCAATAGGACCAACTATTGGTGGCCCAATATCGCAATCATTTGGAAATGAAACACCATATGTCTTATTTTGTATAATAGGAATCGGAGTTGCAGTATTTGCAATAATATCTAGAAATAAACTAGAACCACAAAGAGTTCTAAATTAG
- a CDS encoding P-II family nitrogen regulator, with protein sequence MKKIEAIVQSSAKDAVVAAIKKIGVGGVTIHQVQGQGSQDPPLVGQYFSRDMIICVVDDPKVDEILDAIANAACTGTKGDGKVFVTPVDDALDICSKKRGTTSI encoded by the coding sequence ATGAAAAAAATTGAAGCTATCGTTCAATCCAGTGCAAAAGATGCAGTTGTTGCTGCAATCAAAAAAATTGGTGTTGGCGGTGTAACTATTCATCAAGTTCAAGGACAAGGCTCACAAGATCCTCCTCTTGTTGGACAATACTTTAGTCGAGATATGATCATCTGTGTTGTAGACGATCCTAAAGTTGATGAAATTTTAGATGCAATTGCAAATGCTGCATGCACTGGAACTAAAGGTGATGGTAAAGTCTTTGTCACTCCAGTTGATGATGCACTTGATATCTGCTCCAAAAAACGTGGAACCACCTCTATCTAA
- a CDS encoding Sec-independent protein translocase subunit TatA/TatB, translated as MLEHSLNVGGSEWLIIIFVALVLILGTGKLPGAARKLGKAVNEYNKAKNEIQDHMKEVTEESPKISGPVETEREKLEMIARSAGVKVEGKTDEELRKSISDKIGQKRIDEPEKK; from the coding sequence ATGCTAGAACATTCACTAAATGTAGGGGGAAGTGAATGGTTAATCATAATTTTTGTGGCACTTGTGTTGATTTTGGGAACGGGTAAACTTCCAGGAGCTGCAAGAAAACTAGGAAAAGCAGTAAATGAATACAACAAGGCAAAAAATGAAATCCAAGATCATATGAAAGAGGTTACTGAAGAGTCACCAAAAATCTCAGGACCTGTAGAAACAGAAAGAGAAAAGTTAGAAATGATTGCAAGATCCGCAGGAGTTAAAGTAGAAGGTAAGACAGATGAAGAACTCAGAAAAAGCATCTCAGACAAAATAGGTCAAAAAAGAATTGATGAACCAGAAAAGAAATAA
- a CDS encoding DNA-methyltransferase, with product MKKIEINKIYNLNCIEGMNLIPKNKIDLVITDPPFAINFKAKKANYNRTSSRVLSGYNEIKPEDYYDFTFAWMSEVFRILKDSGSMYVFSGWNNLKDILRALDDVGFTTINHIIWKYQFGVVTKKKFVTSHYHCLYVCKDDKKRKFFPFTRFQKDDKTKDGRSLHYKDKEDVWDIKREYWTGDEKTPTKLPSELIKKLLEYSSEKKDIVFDPFLGSGQVAVVSKSLNRCFLGFEIVPDYYKFAKKRLDKNMYRIKKSN from the coding sequence ATGAAAAAAATTGAAATTAACAAAATTTACAATCTGAACTGTATTGAAGGAATGAATTTAATTCCTAAAAATAAGATTGATCTTGTAATTACTGATCCTCCGTTTGCCATAAATTTTAAGGCAAAAAAAGCAAATTACAACAGAACTTCATCCAGAGTATTATCGGGTTACAATGAAATCAAACCTGAAGATTACTATGATTTTACATTTGCATGGATGAGCGAGGTCTTTCGAATTTTAAAAGATTCTGGAAGCATGTATGTTTTTTCTGGATGGAATAATCTTAAAGATATTCTACGGGCATTAGATGATGTTGGATTTACCACCATAAATCACATAATCTGGAAATATCAATTTGGTGTGGTCACGAAAAAAAAATTCGTTACCTCTCACTACCACTGTCTTTATGTCTGCAAAGATGATAAGAAACGAAAATTTTTTCCATTTACCAGATTTCAAAAAGATGATAAAACAAAAGATGGACGAAGTCTTCATTATAAAGACAAAGAAGATGTGTGGGATATCAAAAGAGAATACTGGACTGGCGATGAAAAAACTCCTACTAAGCTTCCTTCTGAGTTAATCAAAAAATTATTGGAATACTCTAGTGAAAAAAAAGATATTGTGTTTGATCCATTCCTTGGCTCAGGACAAGTTGCAGTAGTAAGTAAATCTCTTAATCGATGTTTTCTAGGTTTTGAAATTGTTCCTGATTACTACAAATTTGCAAAAAAACGACTTGATAAAAACATGTACCGAATTAAAAAATCAAATTAA